The genomic window AACGCGGCTTTCGTTCGTTATTGCCTAAATGCCCATGGTAATTGGCATCATTCCGGCTGAAACCGTTATTTTGCAGTCGCTGGTAATTTCGGTCCCGATTATTGAAGGTTTGGTCCATCATTTCAGTAACGGGTCCATCATTATCCACTTCATCCAGAATTCGGGCATTTCCTCCGCCATTTCGCTGATTATCACTTGAATAATAGCCTATAGGCTGAACGTTATTATTGTTTCGATCTTGGACAGCTGTTTCATTATCATTTATGCCGCATCCAGCTAAACTAATGGACATGATCGCGGCAACAGGCAGTGAAAGTAGCTTTTTATTCAAGCGAACAACCCCCTCGCTAATATAAAAGCATGAGCTAATGCTCATTAATAGGGTGGCAGTTTTGACTTACTTTCATTCTGTCCAGTTACGTCCAATTAACACTCATTCAACCTTAGATTGCAATTCCTTGAAAAAATTTTGCCTCTCTTTAAATTGACCAACTGTTATATTCAGCAATTGTTGAATTTTCTCCTGCTGTACATGCGACCTTTCTCTTATCGCACGATTCCATTCCCTGAATATGTCCGTTGGATACCCAAGTCCATATAGAAATCCCTTTTCAAGTATAAACGGGTGCATGATCTTAAAACCAGCCAGATCCTTGAATGACCAGTCTAGGTAAGGCAATATCCTATTGGCATATTGAAGATAGTCGGAATGTGAATGTCCTAGGCTAATTAAATCAAAGTCAATCAGATGTAATTCACCGTTGTTTGCTCGCAAAAAATTATGGTGGGCGACATCTCCATGCAGAATAACCTTTTTCCCGCTTAGGAAGAAGTTTTGCTCTGCCTGAATTCCTTTTAAGGACCAGTCTGCCCAAACAAGTAATTCATTAATGATTTCTTTTTGCACATAATACTTTATGATCGGCAGATTATTTAAAAATATAGCTGATCTTTCGTTCCATTTAGCTAATTGATTAAAATGGGAGAGTCCCCGTTCAAATTTTTTTGCCAGACTTTTTGTTGCTGAGTGAAAATCGTTTAATAAGCTTAAACCTTCCAGTTGATCTTTCAGTTGATGAAATGTAAATGGAAAATCCGAAGGCTGGATATATTCTAGACAACTATAAAAGCTACCTTCAAAATGTAATGGCGGATACTTCGCCAATTGATAAAAGGAATATGTTTTTAAAAATCCTTCACCTTTCAGTACCCTTAAAAAATCTTCCTGTTGCTTTAGTCGTGAAAAACTAGAAAATCCCTTTAATATAAAATCCATATCCGGTGACTTAACATAAAAAACCTTTTTTCTAATTGGTTTAATATCTTCAATTGTAATCGTAAGCTGATTTTGTAAATAGGAGAAGAGACGATTAATAAATAAATCGTCTCCTCCGTGATTAATCTTCATAATCGCTGCTCTCTTCAAAGCTCCGAGGCATCCCGAAAGCGTGACCTCCCATTGGTCCCTGTCCATATGGACTCATATATGGATTCATTTGTCCAGGCATTGGATAGCCCATTTGCGGGTAACCCGTTTGCTGTCCATATGGAGTACCGTACATAGGAGCTGCTCCCATGTCATACATTCCAGGTGATCCATAGCCTGGATTATAGGCCCCCTGAAACATTTGTGGAGCTCCGCTGCCGCAGCCACAATCTTCCTTTACTCCTTGTACAGGCATCATCGACATTTTGCTTTGAGTCGGCATTACCGGCATCTGACTTTGAGTTGGCATCATCGGCATTTGAGCTTCTGTTGGCATTAGTGGCATTTGGCTTTGAATTGGCATTAGTGGCATTTGGCTTTGAATTGGCATCATTGGCATTTGACTTTGAGTTGGCATCATTGGCATTTGACTTTGAGTTGGCATCATCGGCATTTGGCTTTGAGTTGGCATCATCGGCATCTGGGCCATTTCAGGAGATTCCTCCATCACTCCTTGTACTTGGGGCATTACTCCCATTTGCGGATAACCATACGGCATTTGCCCATATGGCATCGGACCGCAAAAACCGGATCCAGGCATGACTGGAGATATTGGAATCATTTGTGCTGGATAAGGAGGGCATGGCGCCTGTGGATAACCATAGGCTGGCTGCATAGCTGGTGCCGTAAATGTTGGCTGAAGCGGCAACTGTTGCTGCCCCATTTCTTCTACACCCATTACTGGTGCTGGCATTTGAGCTCCTTGTACTTGAGTATAGGCTGGATTCATGTGTGGCATTTGATGCATCGGCATGAATGAAGATGATTCCTCAAAACCAGGGCTTTCCACACCTGCTAATCCGTAATGCGGCATTTGATGCATCGGCATTGCTGGTGCCTGATACATAGGCATAGTTGCTGCCCCCTGAACTTGCGGGTAACCCATAGCATGAGGATATCCACCTGGAAACCCAGCGCCAGGCATTACTTGAGAAACAGGATAAAAACTTTGTGGTTGATATGGATACATTGGCTGATAAAACCCTCCTTGTTGTTTATGAACATTCGATTCACTTTCAATTGATTCAGGGCTTTCATGGGCAATTGGTTTAACTTGTGGAAGGATGTTTACTGGTTTGGGCGGGAGCTGTGGTACCGGCTTCTGTGCCGCTAAATTCATGTAGTAGTTTTGGTCTGATTCAGGCATAATGGGCTTTGGCATTTTTGGAGCGTATGGTTTAATGGGCATCTCTTCTTGTGGTGACACCATTTTTGGTAATTGCTTTGGTGTTTCCATCTGTGGTGACACCATTTTTGGTAATTGCTTTGGTGTTTCCATCTGTGGTGATACCATTTTCGGTAATTGCTTTGGTGCTTCTGCCTGTGGTGATACCATTTTCGGCAATTGCTTTGGCGCTTCTGCCTGTGGTGATACCATTTTCGGCAATTGCTTTGGCGCTTCCACCTGTGGTGATACCGCTTTTGGCAATTGCTTTGGTGCTTCCACCTTTGGTGATACCGCTTTTGGCAATTGCTTTGGTGCTTCCATCTGCGGCGCTTCTTTTATCGGTATTTCTTTTGGTGCTTCAACTACAGGCAATGTCATTGGTTTTTCTTTAGCAAAGGGGTGTTCTGTAATAGGCATTTCCTTTTTAGCACCCATACTGATTTTTGTTTCCGGCATGCCTCCTATTGGAGCTTCTTTTTTGATGGATCCTCCAGATCCAGGTACTTTTATTTTCATGCCGGGCATAATCATATCAGGATTACTGAGCTGTGTATTCATCTTTTTCAGCTCTTCAAAATTCACGCCGTACTTTTTGGCGATCTTCCAAAGAGTATCCCCTTTTTGTACGATATGGATCTTCACTCTGAATTCCCTCCTAGTCAAATGTCCATATAGTGTATGTCAAAGTGGGCAAATTGCTAACAATCTACACAAAAACTTATGCGATTATTATCAATAATATGATTAGAGACCTTTTTTACAACGAATTTAAATATTTTTTTTATAGGTATTTGTTAAACTTTCTTGTTGTTTGACTTTAATATAAAAGAAAACCCCCGAAACGGAGGTTTATGATTGGATTAGCATTCTTTCTAATGCAAGCTTTGCATTTGCTGCAATTGCTTTATCTACTTTTATTAGGTTATGCTCTTCACTTTGTTCAATCGTCTCCAGACACCAGACAAGATGAGGCAAATCGATACGATTCATCGTCAGGCATGGACACATATGAGGATTTAACGAGATAATATGTTTATCCGGATGCTGCTTAATAATTCGGTTGACAAGATTCATTTCTGTTCCAATTGCCCAGGATGAACCTTTCTCAGCTTTATTAATCGCATTAATAATATAATTGGTCGATCCTGCCATATCTGAAAGAGCCACTACTTCTCTTGAACATTCAGGATGGACGATAATTTTCATACCTGGATAAGTACTGCGGACATCCTCGATATTCGCGACTGTGAAATTCTCATGGACGGAGCAATGCCCCTTCCAGAGGATAACCTTTATATTCTCGATCGGACCTTCATACTCAAGGGTATCACTGATCGGATTCCACACAGCCATTTCCTCAAGGCCAATACCTAAATTATAGGCCGTATTTCTGCCTAAATGCTGATCAGGTAAGAATAAGATCCTGGATTTTTGTTCAAATGCCCATTGAACCATTTTTTCTGCATTCGAAGAGGTAACTGTAGCGCCGCCGTGCTCACCGACAAAGGACTTAATGGCAGCAGTTGAATTCACATATGTTAATGGAAGGATCGTTTCTCCAAAAAGGTTGATTAACTTTTCCCATGCTCTTTCTGTTTGGTAAATATCCGCCATATCCGCCATTGAGCAACCTGCTCGCATATCAGGAAGATAAACCTTTTGACTTTCTGTAGTCAAAATATCAGCAGTTTCTGCCATAAAATGAACACCGCAAAAAACAATATGCTCTGCCTCTTTATTTTCCTCAGATAATTGAGCGAGCTTCAAGGAATCTCCAGTTGCATCTGCAAATTGAATCACTTCATCCTTTTGGTAATGGTGACCCGGAATAAACAACTTTTTCCCAAGTTTATTTCTAATGGATTTTACTCTATTCTCTAGTTCTTCTGTTGTCATATTTCGATATTTCTCTGGAAGAACATTTGACCCCTTTTCAAGCGTTTGAAATATATTCATCTCTTTTTCCCCTTTGCGGTATTTATCTATAATAGTTGTTTGAAATATCTTCTATTGATTTACTCCCCAACCTTAACCTTTACACTGATATCTAATGATTTAGCTGAATGGGTTAAGAAGCCAAGTGAGATATAATCAACTCCTGTATCACTGTAGCTAGAAAGATTGTCAAGTGTAATTCCGCCAGATGCTTCTGTAACTATCCCTTCAGGCACGTATGGAATCCATTCCTTTATTTCTTCAGGCTGTCTATTGTCAAACATGATAACGTCCGCACTAGCTGCAGCAGCCTCCATTACTTGTGCTTTAGTTTCGGTCTCTACCTCAATCTTAACCATATGACCAATATGTGAACGAACAGCTGAAACTGCCTTTTCAATCGAGCCAGCGAAGGTGATATGATTGTCTTTAATCATCACAGCATCATAAAGTCCGTAACGGTGGTTAAAGCCACCTCCACAGCGTACAGCGTATTTTTCCAGCATTCTTAGGCCCGGCGTTGTTTTTCTTGTATCACAAATTTTCGTATGAGAACTATTTAATTCGGAAACAGCTTTATTAGTAATTGTTGCAATACCACTCATTCGCTGAATAAGATTAAGAATGACTCTTTCACCCTTTAGTAAATGGGCTACAGTTCCTTCTGCTGTTGCTAAAACTTGCCCATTCTCAATGGTTTCCCCATCCTTTATCTTCATTTCGACTTTAATTTCGTTGTCCAGAATGGAAAATCCAGTCCGAATAACATCCTCCCCGCAGAAAATTCCATGATCCTTAGCAATAAAAACGATTTCCCCTTTTTCCTCTTTTCCGAAAATAAGCTCACTCGTAATATCCCGATCACCAATATCCTCCAAAAAAAATTGCTCAAGTTGCAAGCGCAGCTTTAATTTGTTCATGCTTATCATCCTTTTCAGTTTTTCGGCGATGGATTATTTGCTTTCGCAGCCAATCCCGATCATTTTCACACGGATAATCCTGTCTGAAATGTCCACCGCGGCTTTCTGTTCTTTTTAAAGCTGAATCTGTTACAAGCCATGCAGTTATTAGCATGAATATCATTTCGATTTCTTCAATTGATAAGTTATCAATATTCCCATCCAATTGCTTATTGATATGAAAGCTTTCAAGCCATTCCTTCTGCCTAGAGAGGCCATCCTTCGTGCGCATAATTCCGACATTCTCCATCATCAATTTTTGGATGCTAGCTTGAGAAGGCAGTTGTTTTGTTATACTCATTGGAATCGATGATTGTCCATATGATTTCAAAGAAACTGAATGCAATACTGGAGAAGTATTAATCCATTCAGCGAGTTTTTTTCCGATGAATAATCCTTCCAGCAAGGAATTACTTGCAAGTCTATTTGCTCCATGGATGCCTGAACAAGCTGCTTCCCCAATTGCATAAAGCCCTTCTAAACTGCTCCGTCCTAATAAATCCGTTATGATACCGCCCATTAAGAAGTGACTGCCTGGAACTATAGGAAGAAGCCCTTCCTTTATGTTGATCCCATGTTCCTCACATAAAGCAGTTATCGTTGGAAAACGTTCTTCAAATCCCTTTACAGAAGAAATATCCAGAAAAACGGGCTCTCCATTTTCAAGATAGTGGTAAATGGTTTGAGATACGATATGTCTCGGTGCTAAATCACTTAATGGATGGATGCTTTCCATAATCGATTTGCCAGCCTTTGTTACAAGGCGTCCTCCTTCACCACGAACTGCTTCTGAGATTAATCCAACCGCTTTTCCGTTAATATGAAGCAAGGTCGGATGGAACTGGATAAATTCCATATCAGTGATCTCGGCACCTGCCCTATAAGCAAGAGCAATTCCATCTCCAGTAACTGTGTCAGCATTCGAGGTATAAGCAAATAGCCGTCCACAGCCTCCCGTTGCTAAAACAATATGTTCACCAAAAAAGACTTCTGTTCTTCCATCTGGATATTTCCCTTTGACACCGATGCATCTCTCTCCAGCATCATCCATTAATAAGTCAAATACAAAAACATTTTCCATAATGGTTATATTCTGGTTTACATTTGCAGTCATAAATTGAATGAGATTTCTCCCGGTGGCATCGCCTCCACTGTGAACTATGCGATGATCACTATGTGCTCCTTCCATCCCGAGAAGGAGTTCCCCATCCGTTCCTATATCAAATGAACAGCCTTCAGCTATTAAGCCATTTATTAATGCTGGGCCTTCTTCCGTTATTTTCTTTACCGCCTCAGGATCATTATGAAATCTTCCCGCTTCCAACGTATCCAGATAATGCTTATCTGGATGATCCATTTTCCCTACTGCCGCGGCTACACCTCCTTGAGCGAAAAATGAATTACTATTATAAACATTAGACTTTGTGAGAATAATCACATTTAAGTCACAGCGAAGACTCTTTGCTAATTGCAAAGCCGATATCCCGCTGCCAATAATGATGACATTGCACTTTTTCATATTTACCTCCTGTTTTTACAGGTGTCTTGACACTTATATTTACATAGATTTAAAATTATGACAAGAGTTTTTATAGATTTTGTTAAAGATTAGCAGCTCTATCATTTATAATTTCAGAGAATAAGAGAATATGACTATGGAGTGATCTAGGGATGAAATATTTTGATTATGCTGCTAGCTGCCCTCTCGATAAGGAGGCAGCTGAGACATTTGTAAAGGCAGCAACCCAATATTATGGAAACTCACAAAGCCTGCATGATACAGGGAGTGACGCCAGCAGCTTATTAGAAAATTGCCGAAGTGGATGGGCCAATTTACTTCAAGTTCAGAAGGAGGGAATTTATTTTACGAGTGGGGGCTCTGAAGGTAATTTCCTTGCGGTTCACGCACTGTTAACAGCGGCGAAAAAAAAGGGCAAGCATATCATAACTAGCATGGCAGAGCATTCGTCCATTCATAGCACGTTAGAAAAATTAGTCAATGATCATCATTATGAAGTATCAGCAGTCCCCTTAGATTCTAATGGAATAGTTGATTTGAATCAGTTAAGATCAACAATTAGGGAGGATACCGTGCTAATAACCATTCAACATGGAAATTCTGAGATAGGCACCCTCCAGCCTCTTGAAGAAATTAGTATGCTCTGCAAAAAGAATCAAATACTGTTCCACAGCGATTGCGTACACACATTTGGGAAAACGGATTTTAGTAAAATGGCTTTATTGGCCGACAGTCTCTCTATTTCTGGACATAAATTTTTCGGACCTAAAGGAACTGGGGCTGTTTATATAAATCCCCATTTACATTGGATGCCCTACTACCCAAAAACATCTCATGAAAGAGGCTTTAGGCTAGGTACTGTTAATGTCCCGGGTATTGCAGCAATGACCGTAGCTGCCCAAAAGGCTGACAAGAATTTAGAAAATAACACAAATCATTACCAGCAGCTGCGGAAGACCTTATTACATGCCCTTGAACCTATACAGGATCAATATATTATTTATGGCTCTGATCATAATCAACAGCTCCCTTCAACGATTGGAATGAGCTTGAAAGGCATAGAAGGTCAATATGTGATGCTTGAGTGTAATCGGATGGGCTTTGCCGTTTCAACAGGAAGTGCTTGCCAGGTTGGCATGCAAACAATATCTAAAACGATGAATGCCATGGGAATTGCAGGGAAGGAAGCGAAAGAGTTTATTAGAATTTCCTTTGGCTGGAATACAACAGAAGCAGACACAGAAGCATTAGGGAAAGCCCTTGTGAGAATAGCACAAGAATTTCTTCCGAGTTAAGCAAATTTAATATTACAGAACTTATATGTTAAAATGTATCATTATCGTCATATAAAGGGAGATATTGAAAAATGAAGGATCAGAAAAAGGTACTCGGTGAGGAAAGAAGAGAACTGCTGCTCGAGTTATTAAAGACAAATGGCGAACCGATAACAGGCAATGAGCTAGCAGCTAGAACAAACGTAAGCAGACAGGTCATTGTAGGGGATATTACATTGCTTAAAGCAAGAGGAGAGCCTATCATTGCTACAAGCCAAGGATATATGTACTTAACACAGGCTGCCATCTCCACTTCTGTTGAACGAACCGTAGCAAGCTCCCACACTCCCGAAAGAACAGAAGAAGAGCTGAATTTGCTAGTGGACCATGGAGTAACCGTAAAGGATGTGCGCATTGAACATCCTGTATATGGAGATTTGATTGCTTCTGTAATGGTTTCAAATCGAAAGGAAGTCAAGCAATTTATTGAAAAAATAAAGGCAACAAATGCTGCCTACCTATCAGAGCTTACAGAAGGCATTCACCTCCACACCCTCCAAGCGGCCTCCGAACATAAACTCGATGAAGCAGTCGATGCTTTAAAAAAAGCTAATTTTATGGTGGAATAAGAAAAAGGATCCCAATGACCGGGATCCTCTTTATAAGATAGCTCATATATAGTGAACTCGGCTTTTTTCCATGCCGAGCTGAAAGTATGGATAGCTTCCGAGAATTTTCACTTTACAGTCTAATGCTTCTAGTTCAGCGACTACTCCTGGAATAAGTACATCATCCTGCTTCATATCCACATCGATAATAAAGAAGTAATTACCAAGACCCGTTTTCATTGGTCTCGATTCAATCTTAGAAAGATTTAGTCTTCTCCAGGCAAAAGCTGAAAGAACCTGATGAAGAGCTCCGGCACGATCATCGGGCAAAGTAATCATGACGGTCGTTTTGTAGCCCTTAAATGATGCCTTCTCTTCCCGCAAATGCACATCGTTCTTCGATAGAACAATAAATCGAGTATGGTTATAGCTTACATCGTGAATATCCTCACGTACAATTTCAAGACCATATTCCTTCGCCGCAAGCTCGTTAGCAATGGCTCCCGCTTTAATGTCTGGATGTTCCTTTACAAACTGAGCTGCTGCAGCGGTTGATGTTGTTTTTTCACACGGCGTCCCCTTTAGCTCTTTATGCAGAAATCTATGACATTGAGCTAAAGCATGAGAATGGCTGTATACAACACCAGTTTCCTTCCAGTGATCTTTATTTGCCGGATGAACCATAAAATGCTGCCTAATCGGACAAGTGATTTCCCCAACGATTGGCAGATCTACTTCATGAACTAAATAATCAAGTGTAATATTAACCGATCCCTCAAGTGCATTCTCTAGTGGTACTACTGCTATTTCAATGTCATCCTCTATTAAAGCATCAAAACAATCAGGAATTGTTAAATAGGGTACAGCCTGTTCTTCGGGAAACATTTCCCGTACAGCGATGTCAGTAAATGTTGCTTTTGGACCCAAATAACCTACTTTCACGAATATCTCTCCCTTACCTACATACAATCTTTAATACTAATACTTTACCACTTTACATTAAGAATGTATGTAATCAATTTTGATTGTTTTGAAAAAAGGCCCATAAAAGAAAAAATCAAGGCCGGAAGAGGTACATAGATTATGCACCTGAACCGAGTACCTCAACTTTTTCTACAAACTCTAGTTTTCTTAAATTTGCGAGCAACTCTTCAATTTCCATAGCCATCTCTGTAATATTTAAGCTCAGGGTCACGTTTGCCCTTCCCATTAAAGGGATCGTTTGGTGAATCGTCATTACATTACATCCAGAAGAGGCAACTACAGCAAGTAAATGGGATAAAGTACCTGAACGATCTTCCAGATAGAAAAATAAAGTAATTAATCTTTCTTTGACCACAGTATGGAAAGGAAAGACAGTATCCCTGTATTTATAAAAGGCGCTCCTGCTCAAATCCACCTTTTGCACTGCATCCCAAACGGATTCTGCCTTCCCTCTCTCAATCATTTCTTTTGCATCTAACGTTTTTTTCATAGCCTCAGGAAGAACATCCTCCCGAACGAGGTAAAATTTCTTATCGAACTTCTCCTGTCTCATACCTACACTCCATTAAGCCTGAAGAGATTATTCTATAAACTCAAACTCATATTCAAGAAGCTTTACCGTATCCCCATCTTTTGCCCCTTTTTCGCGGAGAGCTTCATCAACACCCATTCCACGAAGCTGTCTTGCAAATCGGCGGACAGACTCATCCCGAGTAAAGTCCGTCATCTTGAAGAGCTTCTCAATAGCGTCTCCTGAAACAATAAATGTGCCAGCTGAATCCCTTGTAATGACAAATTCAGTTTCTTCCGCTTCATGTTTATATACTACGCGATGGACACCTGTTTCGACCTCATCATGCAGCGGGAATTCAGGTGTTTTTTCGATTTTATCAGCAACAGCAAATATTAAATCTCTTAATCCCTGCCTTGTAATTGCCGAAATCGGGAAGACCGGATAATCTTCTTCAATTTGCTCTTTGAACTTTTGAAGATTTTCTTCTGCTCCAGGCATTTCCATTTTATTTGCTACAATAACTTGGGGTCTTTCTGTTAAGCGCAAATTATATTCTCGTAGTTCTTTATTAATGGTTAAGTAATCTTCATAAGGATCTCTGCCTTCTGTAGCCGCCATGTCGATGACGTGAACGATTACACGGGTACGTTCAATATGTCTTAGAAATTGATGGCCAAGACCGACTCCTGAGTGTGCCCCCTCGATTAATCCCGGCAGGTCTGCTAGGACAAAGCTGCGCCCGTCTTCTGTTTCAACCATACCTAGATTTGGAGCAATAGTTGTAAAATGGTATTCTGCAATTTTCGGTCTAGCTGAAGATACAACAGATAATAGCGTTGATTTTCCTACGCTTGGAAAGCCAACAAGCCCAGCATCAGCCAAAAGCTTTAATTCAAGAATAACTTCTCTCTCGATTCCCGGCTCCCCATGCTCTGATAATTCCGGTGCTGGATTAGAAGGAGTGGCAAACCTTGAGTTTCCTCTTCCTCCTCGTCCGCCTCTTGCAATCACAGCTCGTTGGCCATGCTCTGTCAGGTCAGCAATTATCTCATTTGTTTCTACATCTGTGACAACTGTACCAGGGGGAACCTTAACAATCATATCTTTAGCATTTCTGCCATGCTGGTTTTTGGACATGCCATGCTCCCCGCGCGTAGCCTTAAAATGGCGCTGATAACGGAAATCCATTAGTGTACGCAGCCCTTCGTTTACTTCAAAGACAACGTCTGCACCCTTACCGCCATCTCCGCCTGCAGGCCCTCCCTTAGGAACATATTTTTCGCGGCGGAAGGCAACCATGCCATTGCCTCCATCTCCGCCTTTAACATAAATTTTTACCTGATCGACAAACATATTATTCCTCCCGTCTTAGCTGTTTCAATTTCATAAAACAGCAAGAACTGTTTGTATTCCTTATGTACAATGATGATGGTCTATTTACTAGGGGAAACAAAAAAATCAAATGATAGTTCTTGTTCAGTCCAGCTTTGAATGACAATTTCCGGAAAAGCTGATCCTTTTGTCTCCAAAAATTGCACTAGCTGAATCTTATTTAATATTATCCCTCTAAAATCAAAAAAGAAACGGGTTCCGTCTATTTGCGGATCAATTGTAACGGATAAATGATTCTCATTAAATGGCTTAATGGCTGAATTCAAATGTTTAAAGAAGGAACTAGTCCAATTTGTCAGCCAATCATCATCCAAAAAACCGCTCACTGAACTTTCCATTACATCATATTCAATTTGAAATGAATGATTTTCCCAATTATATGTAAGAAGCAAGGAGGCGAATTGAGGAATATTCAAGTTAGACAGCTTAGCTTCAGCTTGGGCATCAACAACAATT from Bacillus sp. DTU_2020_1000418_1_SI_GHA_SEK_038 includes these protein-coding regions:
- the obgE gene encoding GTPase ObgE, which encodes MFVDQVKIYVKGGDGGNGMVAFRREKYVPKGGPAGGDGGKGADVVFEVNEGLRTLMDFRYQRHFKATRGEHGMSKNQHGRNAKDMIVKVPPGTVVTDVETNEIIADLTEHGQRAVIARGGRGGRGNSRFATPSNPAPELSEHGEPGIEREVILELKLLADAGLVGFPSVGKSTLLSVVSSARPKIAEYHFTTIAPNLGMVETEDGRSFVLADLPGLIEGAHSGVGLGHQFLRHIERTRVIVHVIDMAATEGRDPYEDYLTINKELREYNLRLTERPQVIVANKMEMPGAEENLQKFKEQIEEDYPVFPISAITRQGLRDLIFAVADKIEKTPEFPLHDEVETGVHRVVYKHEAEETEFVITRDSAGTFIVSGDAIEKLFKMTDFTRDESVRRFARQLRGMGVDEALREKGAKDGDTVKLLEYEFEFIE
- a CDS encoding ACT domain-containing protein, whose amino-acid sequence is MRQEKFDKKFYLVREDVLPEAMKKTLDAKEMIERGKAESVWDAVQKVDLSRSAFYKYRDTVFPFHTVVKERLITLFFYLEDRSGTLSHLLAVVASSGCNVMTIHQTIPLMGRANVTLSLNITEMAMEIEELLANLRKLEFVEKVEVLGSGA
- the pheA gene encoding prephenate dehydratase, whose product is MKVGYLGPKATFTDIAVREMFPEEQAVPYLTIPDCFDALIEDDIEIAVVPLENALEGSVNITLDYLVHEVDLPIVGEITCPIRQHFMVHPANKDHWKETGVVYSHSHALAQCHRFLHKELKGTPCEKTTSTAAAAQFVKEHPDIKAGAIANELAAKEYGLEIVREDIHDVSYNHTRFIVLSKNDVHLREEKASFKGYKTTVMITLPDDRAGALHQVLSAFAWRRLNLSKIESRPMKTGLGNYFFIIDVDMKQDDVLIPGVVAELEALDCKVKILGSYPYFQLGMEKSRVHYI
- a CDS encoding sporulation initiation phosphotransferase B, translating into MKTDWDVIEVLRFARHDWLNKIQLIKGNLALNKIDRAKEIINEIVVDAQAEAKLSNLNIPQFASLLLTYNWENHSFQIEYDVMESSVSGFLDDDWLTNWTSSFFKHLNSAIKPFNENHLSVTIDPQIDGTRFFFDFRGIILNKIQLVQFLETKGSAFPEIVIQSWTEQELSFDFFVSPSK